The Methanobacterium sp. region GCTATTAATTTAAAAGCAGATTTCATAATTCCTTTTCACTTCTAGTATTTCTAAGTTTACTTTCCACTTTTATCCTTAACTTAATAATATTATTTTCTTTTAAAAATAACAACTTAAAAATTTCAAAGGGTACTACTGGCATCATTTTTTAGCGACATATTCGCATAATCAAAAGCCCTATAATGAATAGAATATGCAATTTCCGACATCTATTTAAAGATACTTTTTTGAAAATTGCCCAGAAGGGATAAAAACATATATTATTTTACTTATATTTTGTAGCAAAATCAAAAAACTAAAAAGACACCAACCTGTTGCAGCCAGTGTCTTTTATCAATTGGTTAATTACATATTGCTTACTTCTTCGTGCTCATGTGCTTCTTTATATTTTAAGCGAGTAGCTTTACCTCCCCAAGTAATAGGATGTAATATGTAATTAACACTTTTCTGTAATTTCAATGTTTTAGCGATATATTGTTTTTATTTATTAACTGCATTTTATATGCTTTTACAATAAAAAATGTCCCAAAAATGTCCTAACTTTATATGGATCACTGCTGTAATTAAAGTTTATTTTACCTTGTCAATATTTTCATACCTTAAATCTCATTTTAAAGGCTTGTGCTATGACTTAGCAATTTATGCATTTTTATTTCAACCTACATGATAACATCTTGCGCCTTTTGTGGCAATAAATTTACTAGGTAACATTCATTCAGTACAAGCATATAATACAATACATATGGCCACCTCTTTTGACGATAATATTGGACTAGTAGTTAAACAGTCATTACATGAGCTGGCTGGGATAAGTTTAAATTAAAAAGGGCAGAACCTACACCTTGGTGTGTGGCTGCCCTAATTGATTTTGGTTAGTTTTATGCATATTTATGAATACATTTTCACAAAAATTCGCTTGACTTGTGTTCATTTTATGGTATAATGAACACATAAATAGCAAAAGATAAAGCACAAGATGTATGAACCAAATGGATTACGACCTTTTCAGGAAGCATGAACTTTGGGGATTACATCTTCTTTATTTTTAAATATTTGAATACATTTTAAAGTCATAAAGAGCTATTAATTTTTTGAACGATGCTAGATTGCTATTATAGGTATCTTTTTTATAATGCTTTAAAATGAATTTATGTAATTCTTCTGCACTTATGTTGCTAGCATATTTTTTTATATTAGATATTTGTTTGATCATATGATCAGGATATTCATTTTCTATTTCTTCAATTGTTTTAAAGTTAGCTTCTTTATTTACATAATTCAATTCCCCCTGGTTAGGAGAAATGTTATTATAATCTACTATTACTTTGTATTTTTTAGGTATTTCATCATTACTCATTTCCAATTTCCTTAAATATTTATATATCGGTAAATATGTTGTTCCCGCAATACTTCTTATATTCCTAAAGGTTTTTTCAATTAATTTTTTATTAATCAGATAAGGCCTATTGTCGAGTATTATATCCTCTAATATGTCTTCTATTGTAAAGTAATCAAAACCAATTTGTGAAATTGTATCTGCACTTCCTACATAAATTGCTGCTTTATCATCTTCAATATCAGGACTGTTTATGTTTCCAAAAATAATGTTATTTTTAGTTTCCACCGAATACACATATTTACACACCATGTCTTGCAACTTTCTCATTAATTTAACAGGAATAGAAGATTCGATAATATCCAAGCAATTATAAAAGGAAGAATAGTCTACCAATACTAATTCCGTCATACTTATCCGTTTATTATCAAATGTCATTTCTTTTTTTCTAATAAATTCTTTTCCATCATTAGAACGTGTTATAAATATAAAGTTATTTTTTACTTTGTCTAACTGTTGAGCATTTAAACAAATTGAAATTTCTTCTAGTAATTTCAGTATATTGAGATCACCCATTCCATACCCAATGAATATTATTGGATGCTCAACAAATAAAGTTAATAACTTCGCTGATAAATATTTCAACTTTTTATCAAAATAATCATAATCTTCTTTCGTTAGCACCATAGAGTTTGGAAATTCTATACTACCGTGAATTTTAAATATTTCGAATATACTGTTAGTATTTGATAATAACATATTATCTTGTCCTACTAAAACTGTGAAATCAGAAAATATTTGTTCTAAAATAGTATCATAATTTGTTGTAATGATTCCTGCTATTTTATTACGGTTTTTAGAAAGAATCTCAATTTCATTAAAATCTTTAGCTTCAGTATTTATAGTTAAACTTTCAACTTGTCTTGAAATGTAATATTTAAATGGATCATATTTATTATCCAAAATTAATTTTGACTCATCTTCAGAAAATGCTTTTTTTTCAAAGTCATCATCTTCATAAAACATTGTATTAAATTGATTCTGTAATATTGTAGCTAACTGCGGATTTATGTAATACTTTTTTTGATCTTCTTCTATGTCTGGAATTACATCCTTCAAGGCATACTCAATTTTCTGTTTCAACTTTTGATACCTTAACCCTCCACCATTATTCATCATACTCCAGGCATTAAAAAGCAAATCATCCCACGATGGAGCAGATGAATAGCGCATTGAAAGTCCCGTTCCTACAAATAAATATGGTAATTGAGTAAATGAAGAAACTATATCACAGATATCTTGTTTTAGTTTATCCTCCATATCTAATACCCCCATAAATTTACTTATATTTTATAACAAAATAAAGACCTTGTCAAAAAATAAAAAAGCCTGAGCCTTTTAGCACGGCTCTACTTCTTGATTTGATATATCTTCAAATAATAAATTCTTTACTCAAGTAATTTCATAGCTGCTTCAATATTTTTTGTCAATATTAATCCAAAATTATTAAAGTTATAATTTGTTGGTTAATATTTTCCATATTTTAAATTTTTTAATATAATTTTAAGACTTGTTTGGTAACATTTTCATAAAGGATTTTGGAGGGTATTAATCATATGTTTACACCAGATAATTATTATGTAGAGTACGCAAAAATTTCAAGACTTATAAGCAACAAAATTTTACTTATTATATCATTAACATATACATTTCTTATCTTTACAATATTAAACAATTATAAGCAGAACTCATCAATTGACGTAATATTTAAATATACTTTATTATTATTAATCATTTTATTCATCCTAAAATATTTCATGAATCATTATAAATTTAAAAAATTAATTTCTCTAACGGGCGATAAAACAATTAACGCTCATAATTATCGTTCGAAACTAAATAGTTACATAATTAAAGAACTTGATACCGTCTTATCTGAAAACAATATTAATAAAGACATATACGAAAGATTTTATAGAGATCAACTTATTACATTTAGTAAAAATAGTAAATCAATATTAGGAGAACATGCATATATTTCATTTGTATTAGGCTCTTTGTTTGTTGCTTTCCTGCAGGGTGCGTTTAATATTCAGGACACATTTCAGGGTATAATTGTAACTTTTTATGCCTTATTTATTTTTTCAATACTCATAATAATTGTAATTTTTCAATTCAAACAAGAAAGAATTAGCAAATATAATGATATATGTGATTTAATTTATTTTACTGAGTTCATTTTTTCAAAACAAAATACAATTTAAATAAAAGATCAGGCAGTATAATTTTGACAAGAAATATTTGTGGATTATTTGGAGAATAAACACTCAAAATAATACCTAAAAAATACAAAACGATAATGTATAACAAAATTATAAAACATTGACTTATCAATAGTTACATCAATATACAAAAGCTACCAAAATGACAATTTTAGACTTCGAATCTGTTCGTTGGGGTTCGGATCCCTCATGGCTCACCAATTGCAGTGGTTTCAAGGGCCTAATGCAAAGTCAAAAAATGCATTTAGTGAATATTTGGCCACATGGAAAATATTAATAATAAAAAGAACTTACTTTTCTATAAGGCAAGTTCTTTTTATATGCTTTGCTTTTATCCATGTTATTATTTATCAAATAACTTTCTTAATAATTTGATAATATAATATATTGCTTGTATAAAAAACATTGAGCTCATAAGGGTTAAACTAATAACCGTCTTCTGTAAAATTAGTATGCAATTCAGCAAAATGCTTATGTCTAAATAAAGATAAACCAAATTAATTATAATTGATATTACACTTAGAGCTAATGAGGCAATGATAGAAAAATAATATTTATTTAAATACTTGTGTTTTAATAATCTTTCTATACGCTCATTTGACAATGCGCTTATCAATACACTGATTGCTGTAAATAGGAAACCAGCAATAATAGAATTATAACCAGTTAAGTCTATTAATATAGAATCAGACAAAATAAATAAATTAAATTTATAAAATATAATTAAACCTAATATACAGAATGCTGACAGAATAATATTTGCCGAATAAAACCTCCACAGTTCCTTTAAGCCTTTCAAACTAATCATCCTTTCAAGCTTTTTAGCAACTCCATTCTCATGTCCATATACTTAATATGCATTGTTTTTTCAACTTCTAATTGCCACGCAATCTCGTTTTCAAAGTTAAGTGTAGCTTTTGATATGAATTTATTATCTAAAAAGTTGTATTCCAACATTTTTTCATCTTCGTTCTTTGCTTTAGCAGAAACTGATAAGTTGTAACCATTCCTTTTATCTGTAAAGTTCTTTAAATTATTATAAAACACCCTAATTACATTTTTATCTTTGAAAACATCTTTACTCCTAGTGCCCTTTAATTCCAGAGTTAAATCTAAGCTTTTTAAATTTCTTAAAGCATCAAACTCTTCCTCTTTTAGGCCAAACACTTCTGAGGATAGTGCATCATCAGGTGGTAATGATACACTGTAATTTAGTGTATTTACTATTTGTTTGCCCATCAACAATGCTATGCAATCCAATGATACTATTGGTTCAATATCTATAATGTAATCAGGATTACCCATTAAACTTGTCAGCATTTTCAGCTGCCGAATGCCAGGAGCACTTTGAAAATTTAAAAAAGCTATTGTCACAACCTTTTTTTCACCTACTTTTTCAAAGAACAGATAAAAGTAGGTGAAGCTTTCAAAAATTTCATCAATGCTTTTTTCAAGATCCTTTGGCTCCAAAGTCGTTTTGTTCCTACGTTGATAATTAATTATATTCCTCTCTTCCCCTATTTTTCCAAAAATATAATTAATATTTTCATCAATTGGACATAATTTTATATTATTTATGTTGTTAATCGATGTTCCTCTATTGATAATTTCTATAGAGTATTTATCATCGGTTCCAAAGGATAATGTATTAAATTCATTTATATGATTACTTAACACATTAACAAGTTCCTTTTTAAATAATTCTAAATCTTCGCACTTCTTTTGCAACGTACCATCTGGATTTTGAACACCAGTATTTGATGCAAATTGTAACTCATAAAAGTAAATAGTTACATCTTTTTTAGCCATTGCGTAGCCCCCCATTTATTTATATGACTCAATTATATATCTGCAAACATTTTCTGTCTACAATATATTACATAAAATGCCACTAAAGTACTTGTATCATAATAAACTAGCAGCATACATTTATAGGATGCTTACGGCTTTCTAATCTCCAGTCAATATTAAACTTATGATTCTTCGCATTTTTTCATTTTCATGTTCAAGTTTTTGACATTCCACTGTCGACATCTTGTCAATCTTAACCTCTTAAATTCCTAAAACTATAATACAGTTATAAATGCAACAATATAAATAATAAATTAATTATTTTATAAGAAAGTTCTCTTACAAATTTATGCAGAGTATTCAAACTTTTACAACAATATTTTTATTTATCTTTATACTATATCTTATCCTTGCGCCAGCTTTTCATTTCTAAAAAATAATATGATTTTTTATTTCTTATGCAAATTAAAACATATTGTTATTCCTTTCTTTTATACGAGTTGATTATCTGTACCAGCTTATATTCCCCTTCTTCAATTTTCTGTTCCAGTTATACCAACTTGGTCTCAATGTATATCTCCTTTTGATAATGGGCAAAATAAAAACACCCAGACTATTACGTTTGAGTGCTTCTACAATAGGAAAATCAAGGTCAAAGCGTTATTCGCTTCACACCCAATCTTTTTTCCATTATCTGAATATAGTCCTCATTTATATCACACAAGATGCTTTTCCTTTCGTTCTTTAGAGACGATGCACCTGATGTTCCCGAACCAGCCATTGGATCAAATATTGTGTCTCCGGCTTTTGTTGCCATTAAAATGAGTTTGTCAAATACAGCCTCAGGCTTTTGAGAAGGGTGCCCTGTTTGCTCCTTTTTACCAACAAAGCCAATATTGAGCGGCACTTCGATTACACTTGGTGGCCCAGGAACAAATCTCATTTTACCGGCTGCAAACTTTTCCTTTTGTTCCGGATTAAGAAAGTGTTCTGGGTGTAGAGAATATCCCTTCCTCATAAATTGTAGGCATGCGTTTTGGCTTGAACGCCAACCCCTTATAACAGATGGGCAATTTTTATAGTACCATGTCAACCATGCCGACATATAAAATCCTTCTGGTGAATATCTGACATATGGCCCAATCACTTCTGGAAATCCCCAAAGATAGAGAAGTTCAGATACTTCACCGGAATCATTGAGCAATTTTTGTATAAAGTAATCATATTCTTCCGTGGGAAGTACACCACCAAACCCTTTATTGTACCAAGGGTCAAGCATTGTACATTCCACATGAATATTTGCATCCTTTAATAATGCGATGGAGTCAAATACATCCATAGGAGGTAGAATGACTACACCATCTTTTTCTAATGCTTGATTTATTGTATATTTATTCGTCACTAACTATCTCCTTATTTTGTCTTAATAAAACCCTTATCTAACAGCCACTGAATGTCATTAAATGGGGCTATTTTTGTGCCCCAAAGTGTATCCAGCGTAGGGATTGCATTTAATGCAGCTTCAATAAGATCTGCCTGCGGTAATCCCCATGCAATTTTGTAACCTGCTACAATCAAATAGCCTGCTCCTTTATCATCGGGGATTGGTTGTCCTAGATTAGCGATCAAATCCAATAAGCAGTACTTTCTGACTATATCAATCCGATCTGGTTTTATTGATAGTTGCCCATTTTCAGAAAGTAAGATGCAACTGCTTCTAACAGCCTTATCAATCGCCATCAAAATTTCGTCGGTTGAATATCCTTCTAGGAGAAGAATTTCTGTAACATCGGCTCTATTTCCTGATGTCCTTAAAATGGCATGTTCTATTTCCAACGCTGTCAAGAAATGAATGTCCTGTAGTTCTCTTCGCAATTTAATTGGTGCCGTTTTAATCTGAATGAAATCCTTTGTGGTAGGCTTTGCAAGCATCTTACGTAAATCACCGTTAAGAGATGAAAAATAGCCTGCACCATCTAGAAATTCTATAAAAACAGCTTGTGGGTATTTCCTTAATGTCACCTCTCTGGAGCTATCCGTCTGGTCAACAACTTTGTGAGAAACGCTGCCTGAATCGCCCGCGTAATACTGGCTTTGTATAAATACCTTTGCACCGTCTTTTCGAGACTGGAAAGGTATAATAAAATCATACTTGCGTTTTTTAATTGTGTTATCAGCTGGAATGCCTTCTAACAGCTCGCCAATTTCCACATCTTGAGTATTGAAATCCTTTCCAGCTTCCAATCCCCAATCTGCCATATATGTTCTTAGAATTGTCTCTGGAATATGACCTTGTGTAGCAGTTATTGAACCCCTCGACTGGAAAATAACAATGGAACTAATGAGAGAGTCGGCATTTCCCAAGACCTTTTGGGAGATATATGAACTTCCCAAGCTCCATAACTGTTTCGCATATATTTCATCTGAAATTATCAAATGGAAATAGCTAGCGGTGAATACTTTTTGGTACTCCTCCTGCCCTGATAGTTGGACTATGATCTTCGTTACGTCACCTAATGATAGTGTGCGCGGTAATGCTTTATTCCTCCATTGTCCACTTACAGTTTTCTGTGGATAGTTTGAAAGATTATAGGTATTTGTAAGCAATAACGGAAACTGGCATTTCAGATTATTGTCAGTTTTTCCAGTAGCCAGCAACAGAACATTGCAAATACTGTCTAATGCTTCTTTGGCCTGTGGTCCATCTTTTCCAGCTATGTACACAATAGCGTTACTTGCAAGAGATGTCGAAGAGCAAGATGAGATGTCTTTGAAATTACCTGTTATTTCTGCAAGCAAGTCAAAACCGTTTTTTAATAGCTCCAAATTAATCTTAAACTGCGGTGTATCTCGAATTTCACCCAATGATGGTGTTACCCATAAATCAAATTCTGATAATTTTTCATCTAATGATGTTTCATAACTATTCAGTTTCATGGTAATCCTCCTATGCATCTATAAATTCAAAGATGTCTCCAATTTCGCAATGTAGTAGTTTGCAAATCTTTTCAAGACTTTCCAATGAAACTGCTTCTCCATGCCCCATTCGAGCAAGGACATTAGAACTAATACCTGCCATTACTTTCAAATCAGTACGTTTCATTTTTTTATCAATTAACAGCTTCCATAGCTTATCATAGCAAACCGCCATATAAGAACACCCCCAAACCAAAGCGGACACCCATTCATGAAATTATATCACAGCAGCTATGCTTTTACAATTTATTATTGATATTTCGTGTTCAAAAATCACTATATAATGATTTTTTACCAATTTTCTCTTATTGGCCTATATGTTATTAGTATATGTTTTTTGCTCAAACGCCCTTAAATTAGATAGTATTTTTTGTTATCCAACTGATCAGAAAAGCCGTACCGTTTTCTCGTGCAAGCTAGCTGTCTGCGGTGTTACACATTACACGGAGGGAGGAAGTGGATAGAAGACACATGAACTTCATTCACCACTTTGGCTATAGTTTCAATAACGGCGATTTTTGATACATGTTTTATAAAACATAATTTTCAGTGTTTTTCTATTTTTGAATTGTATCATATAACGCTTCATAATTTATTGTAATTATGAAATATTTTTGATACTATATACTTGTATAGGAAAATTAAGGATACTTGTTACTAAATAGTAGTATATATGTGGGTCGATGAATTGCTTAAACTTTTATGTATGGATATAAACCTCCCATTATGTTTAAGATGAACAAAATATAGTAAAATAGGAGAAATTAGCATGAAGAAAATAATGAGTTCATGGCATGTTGGTGTTGCCGCAGAAGCCTATGCAGCTGCATTATTTGCACGCTGTGGCTATGATGTTTCTGTTCAGTATGGGGCAAACCAACCAGAATATGATATTATCGTTGTTAATGGTAATCAGATGTTAAAGATATCTGTTAAGGGTAGCCAGGACGGAGGTTGGGGGCTAACGCAGAAATACAAGAAAGTCAACTGTACATATCACGAGGCAACGGCAAAATGGCTTTCTGCGCATCATAAGGGGACAATATTTTGCCTTGTACAGTTCATAGATGTTGCTATAACTGATATGCCACGAGTATATCTTGCTACGCCAGACGAAATTGCTGAGAGGCTAAATGCATCTGCTGTTGGGCGAGGTGAGACAATCTTATATGAAAATCACGTGTGGAGTAAGCAGGCAGTTGGATACGGCACCATTGATAAGATTCCAGATACTTGGAGATTTTCTAAAGAACGTGTTCAGGAATTATTACTCAAGTTTGGAGTTTAATAAAAAATAATATTGAAGTAAGAGTAATGGTATTAATTAAAAATGACTGAAATTATTGAAAGAAGAGCTAAATAAAAAACTATGGGCGAGTTGTGTCTATAAAGCTTATCGGGTTGATTTGGAACTGGAGTCAAGTCAGTTAGGAAAAGATTTGGTAGATACTTTAGGATATTGTAATGAAGGATATGAAAATTAGTTCATTTGATCATCCAACCAAGAGAGGAGTGAAGGACATTGATTATAGAGAAGATTGTGATTGATAAGTTAGCTGAAAATGATATTGATACTTTTGAAGTGGATACTTCAGATTCTCAACTCGAAACACTAATTACACTTAAGAATAGTAATGTTGAAGAATTTCTCCGGTTCATTAAATCCCATAATATTACAACCGTGTTTTACAACAAGGCATTTTATGATCCTGATATCTTTAAAATAACAGATCAAGTGATTAGCAGATTAGATGATGACTTACTTAAACTATTGGCCTATGAAATAGATAATTACAACATTCAAATAGATGATATTGATTTTTCAAGACCTATTCAAATAACTTACTTTGCATTATATCAAGGGCAAAAAGTTGGATTTTTTGAAAGTGATTATTGGCATCTTGATGAAGGATTGTTACTGGGAAAAGAAAAATATTTGGATTTGATTGAATCCTATGAATGTGCCATTGATGACGTGCTTGAAAGACGCAAAGAAACTGAAGAGAAACTTAAATCAGATTTGGAAACCTTAATATATGAAGATGAGCAGTTTTTGTTATGCACAAACCAAAGACTTCGATTAAGTTATATACAGCAACTGTTAAATAAAAAGAATTTGGTGCAATATCGGGAATTATTTACGCATGGTTCAGAGTTCATTAACCCTCGTACAGCCCAAAACTATATTGACTTAGTTTGGAAGAAGTTGAAAGTTTCAAATTAGTTGCAAATTTGAACTTTGCAAAAGGGGAAGTGTAATGTTCGGATGGCTATGGTGGGCTTCACTCGAACGCTTTTATTTTTTGTAAAAATAAATACCAAAAAAGAAAGTAGCTTATTTACTACTTTCATATTCTTTAACACGTCTATAAAATGTACTTTTTTTCATATCTAACATTTCTATGGCTTTAACTGCAGTTAATTTTCCCTTCTTCCAATCATCATAAACATTTTTAAGGTTTTCATTGACTATCTTTTTCCTACCTTTATACAATCCTTTACTTTTTGCTATTGCAATACCTTCTGCTTGACGTGTTTTTATCTTAATGCGTTCTTTTTCTGCCATATAGGTTAGCAATTCAAATACTATATTTGCTATTAGTTTCTTTTCAAGATCTGATTTATTTTTTGTATTTAATATCGATGTATCTAATACAACAATTTCAATTCCGTTAGATTGGATTTCCTGCCATTCATTTTTTATCATATCCATATTTCTTCCTAAACGATCTAATTCTTTTATGACTAAGGTATCTCCATCTCTGAGCAAACTATTTTTCAATGTCAGATATCCGTTTCTATTAAAGTCTTTACCACTAACCTTATCTTCAATAATATCTCTTTCATCAACTCCATATTCTAATAATGCTTGTTTTTGTCTATCAGTATTTTGTTCTTTACTACTAACTCTTATGTAACCAAATATTTTATTTGCCATCATTTCTTCCCCTTTACGTAATTATACTAAAATACTAGCATTATGTTCCAATAGAATCAAGATGGGTCATGATACGTTTCATAATTGACTTTTGGTAGTTATCTGGGACGATTTTCTTATAACTTCTGTCGTTCCATTGAGGTATACTCCAATTGGAAGATTAATTATTAACTAATTTTCTTGCATTTGCAGAATTTACAAGGTTGCTAAAATTACTGGGATAAGTTAATCTACTTTGATCAGAGAGCCCAGGTGTAGAAAAGCAATAACCCTTGATTATTAAAGCTGCTTAGAATACTTTTAAAATACTTATTAATAAAAAAATAAAGGAAATCAAATAAATTTCCTTTATTTTTTACGCCATTTCTATCTTACATGAAAAGCGCCCAGACGAAGCCCACAAAATACATCTATAACAATTTTAACAAATATTTTATTAAATTAAAAGTACCTATAAAAAGTTAATTAAAATAAGATATCCAATTATTACCCTTTTTTCCCAAATGTGAAATACATGATAGTGATTATAAAAATTATGGAGATTATAAAAGACAATTATCTTTTTTTGTATAATATAATTCGTTGAACCCTCCTTCCAATAGAGACAAATTACTTCTATTAAGTTCCGTTTCTACCCAATATTTCTTTATACGCAATATTATGATGATTCAACGTTATAATGAATATTTTCTTAGTTATTTTTTATTGTTGCTATCTGAAAAATATCCATACAATACAAGGAAGATTCCTATTATTACCAATAGTGCAGTTACTACTCCTATCCCAATAAATAAGGATAATATAATAGCAACTAATATAATAGATATTCCTAAAAGCATATCTTTTACTTGATTCATACAATTCAATCACCCTTTAAAATAAAAATATCAAAAATACAATAAAGCCGTAAACTATATAGTTCCAATTTTTACTTTTCGAATTTTTTTGTACAATAAAGTTGTAAACTGGATAAAATAATATTAATCTATTTTGAAATTTATACATTCTATTTATATAGTTTAACACTGTTTAAATTTTTTTTGGTAATCTTTTTAACTTGTGTTTTATTATCCTATAAAACGTTTTTTATTAGCATTTTTCAATTAATCTTATTTTTCTTAATATAGATATCTAAGGCTTTTAATAATCTTAACATTGTAATAGATATTAATACATAAAAAAGCACACTTGCAATCATCGATATAATCGCTAAAAAAGGCATTTCTATCCCCCCTAAAAAATATTTTATGTATAGAATAAACACTCTTTAATTTTATTAAATTTTCCCCTTTGCATATAATAGTAATTTAAAAGTACCAACAAGTCAATTATTAACATCTCATCAGAGCCATCCAGATAAAGATAAATACCGTTCTTGATATAATAAGAACTTAAGGATGATTTAACCATTAAATTAACATTATTTAAATTTACATCTGTAAAAAAAGAATCAGAATTATTACAACCAACTGTCATTAATAAAGCAATTAATATAACTACTATAAAAATCCCTTTCTTCATTTTTTGTCTCCTTATTTAATACAGGATATTTGATATCATACGTATTAAATATTAAAAAGTTTTTTGATTCTATCAGTACCAACTACCAGAACAATTCCATAAATAATGACAGCTATAGTTATCCAGATTGCAAAAGAAATTGGGATATCGCTTGCATAGTCTATAGCTTGACTTTTCCATGAACCTTTTTGCATATCTAGACCCTGTATAATTTTCAATCCGTATAATTGTAACGATAAAAGTAAGCTCCCCAAAATAATTGCCAAACTAACAACTAATGGCTTGTTCATATAAACCCTCCTTGTACAAACTAAAAATTGCTTTTTCCATATTTTATTACTTATGTGACGCTATATTCGAAAACTGCGTCACAATAAGTGATTCACCAAAATTATATCAACCGTTTTTCAAAACGTTCAATTATCTTTTCATGCCACTTAATTTTAAATTAATGCTTAGTTCGCTTTATTTTACTGTTGAACATAATTCTATTTCAAATACATTTACTATGGAGAAAAGATTGAGAGCACTAAATATATGAAATAAACAACTTATAGTTATAATTAAATACTA contains the following coding sequences:
- a CDS encoding SIR2 family protein, whose product is MEDKLKQDICDIVSSFTQLPYLFVGTGLSMRYSSAPSWDDLLFNAWSMMNNGGGLRYQKLKQKIEYALKDVIPDIEEDQKKYYINPQLATILQNQFNTMFYEDDDFEKKAFSEDESKLILDNKYDPFKYYISRQVESLTINTEAKDFNEIEILSKNRNKIAGIITTNYDTILEQIFSDFTVLVGQDNMLLSNTNSIFEIFKIHGSIEFPNSMVLTKEDYDYFDKKLKYLSAKLLTLFVEHPIIFIGYGMGDLNILKLLEEISICLNAQQLDKVKNNFIFITRSNDGKEFIRKKEMTFDNKRISMTELVLVDYSSFYNCLDIIESSIPVKLMRKLQDMVCKYVYSVETKNNIIFGNINSPDIEDDKAAIYVGSADTISQIGFDYFTIEDILEDIILDNRPYLINKKLIEKTFRNIRSIAGTTYLPIYKYLRKLEMSNDEIPKKYKVIVDYNNISPNQGELNYVNKEANFKTIEEIENEYPDHMIKQISNIKKYASNISAEELHKFILKHYKKDTYNSNLASFKKLIALYDFKMYSNI
- a CDS encoding site-specific DNA-methyltransferase is translated as MTNKYTINQALEKDGVVILPPMDVFDSIALLKDANIHVECTMLDPWYNKGFGGVLPTEEYDYFIQKLLNDSGEVSELLYLWGFPEVIGPYVRYSPEGFYMSAWLTWYYKNCPSVIRGWRSSQNACLQFMRKGYSLHPEHFLNPEQKEKFAAGKMRFVPGPPSVIEVPLNIGFVGKKEQTGHPSQKPEAVFDKLILMATKAGDTIFDPMAGSGTSGASSLKNERKSILCDINEDYIQIMEKRLGVKRITL
- a CDS encoding helix-turn-helix transcriptional regulator — its product is MAVCYDKLWKLLIDKKMKRTDLKVMAGISSNVLARMGHGEAVSLESLEKICKLLHCEIGDIFEFIDA
- a CDS encoding recombinase family protein translates to MMANKIFGYIRVSSKEQNTDRQKQALLEYGVDERDIIEDKVSGKDFNRNGYLTLKNSLLRDGDTLVIKELDRLGRNMDMIKNEWQEIQSNGIEIVVLDTSILNTKNKSDLEKKLIANIVFELLTYMAEKERIKIKTRQAEGIAIAKSKGLYKGRKKIVNENLKNVYDDWKKGKLTAVKAIEMLDMKKSTFYRRVKEYESSK